Genomic DNA from Streptomyces sp. PCS3-D2:
GCCCTCGGGTACCGGCCGGAGATGCCCCCGTGACACCACGCCGTACACCTGGAGAACGGACGGCGTTCCAGCGGCACCGCGCCGCCCGCCCGGCGGCCCGCCGCTGCCGGAGCGGCGTCCCGGCCTCGCGCCCCCGGTGGCGGTCAGCCGGTGACGGCGGCCGGGGGCTGTTGCGCCTTGTCGATGAGCACGTCGAGCAGGGCGAGCAGGGAGGCGCGGACGTCCGTACGGGAGCGGGCGTCGAGCATCAGGACGGGGGTGTCCGGGTCGCGCAGGTGCAGCGCTGCCGCGATCTCCTCGGCGGTGTAGGGCTGTTCGCCGTGGAAGCAGTTCGCGCCGACCACGAAGGGCAGGCCGCGGCTCTCGAAGAAGTCGATGGCCGGGAAGCTGCGGTCCAGGCGCCGGGTGTCGACCAGGACGATCGCCCCGAGAGCACCGCCGAGCAGGTCGTCCCACATGAACCAGAAGCGTTCCTGGCCCGGCGTGCCGAACAGGTAGAGGACGACTCCGGCGTCGGTGAGGGTGATCCGGCCGAAGTCCATCGCGACGGTGGTGAGGGTCTTGGACTCGATGCCGTCGAGGTCGTCGACGCCGACGCCGGCCGCTGTCAGCCGTTCTTCCGTCCGCAGCGGCTCGATCTCGGAAATCGTCTGTACCAGGGTGGTCTTGCCGACCCCGAAGCCGCCGGCGATGAGGATCTTGACCGGGGCCGGTTCCCGGGAGGAGGGCGGGGCGGGCGTGTCATATCCGGGCAAGGTTGTCCCTGATTCTCATGAGCAGGTTGACATCGGTGGTGTCGGACGCCGCCAGGGGCGGCCGGTGGCTGATCAGCCCGCGGTCCGCGAGTTCGCCGAGGAGCAGCGTCATCGGTGTGAGGCGGATGTTCATCCGCGCCGCGATCTCCGCGACCGCGCGCCCGCCCGGCGGCGCGCACATGACGAGGATCTCCTGCCACTCGGTGGGCAGTCCCCCGTGCGCGTCGCCGGCGACCGCCGCCGTGATGGTGGTGTCCATGGTCAGGACGGTGTGCTCGGCGGCCGTACGTCCGTCGGTGAGGGCGTACAGCCGCGTACGGCGGCGGCTCGCGGGCTGCGGCGGCTCGTCCTGCGGCATTACGCGTTCGGTGCCTGGCCGCGCTCGGGGGTGCCCAGCCATTCGCCGAGCGCCTGCGCGGTGCGTACGGCCTCGCCGCCGAGCTCGCCGAGGCGCGCCTTGCGGGAGGTCACCACGATGAGCGTGCTGCCCTCGCCGCACCCGACGATGCAGAGGTACCTGTCGTCCATCTCGACGAGCTGGCGGATGACGCGGCCACCGTCGATCTCCCGGGATATCGCCTTCATCGTGGAGGCGATGCCGGAGGCGGCGGCCGCCATGCGCTCGGCCTGGGGCTGGTCCAGAAGGTAGTCGCTGAGCCTGATGCCGTCGTTGGACAGGAGCACGGCGCCCTGGATGCCGGCGATCCTGCTCAGGTTGTTGTCGAGGACGCTGTAGATCGCGTCGTTGGATGCCGCGGTGTTCGATGAGGTGGTCATGGCTGATCCCGTCGGAGCTCTTCTTCCACTGTCTGGGTCCCCTGTTCGTAGTCCGCCCAGGCGTCGGCGACCTCTTCGGGCGTCGCGGTGTCCTGGGGGACCTGTGCTTCCGGCGCGTGGGGCGCGCGCAGTTGGTCGGCTATGTGGGTCTGCGGGACCCGCTCGGGGAGGGCCGGCCGCGTCGGGGCGGCCGCCGGGGCGGGCCGGTCCGCGAGGGCGGTGGCGGGTGCGTGCCGCGGCGTCCTGGTGCGGCGGCTGGGCAGTCCGGCGCTGGTGTGCGCCACCGGCTCGGGCACCGGCTCGGGCTCGGGCTCCTGCTCGGTCCCCTGCTCGTGCTCGGTGCCGGGCGCGGTCCTGGTGGCGGGCTCGTCGGAGCGGACCGGTACGGGGTCCGACGGGGCCGGAGCGGACCCGGGGGCCGCCGCCGGGGCGGGCACCTCGGCAGGGGAGGCGGGTCGGCTGCCGGCGCCCTCGCTCGGGGTCTCCCCCTCGCTCGGGAGCAGCAGGTGCGCGGGCAGGATCACCACGGCGCAGGTGCCCCCGTACACCGAGCGGCGCAGGGTGACCGTGGCTCCGAGCTGGTCGGCGAGGTGGCCCACGACGAAGAGGCCGAGGCGGTGGGCGTTCTGCGCGAGGACGGAGTACGGCGGGGCCTGGTGCAGGCGCCCGTTCATCTCCTCGTACCGCTCCGGGGAGACCCGCGGGCCGCGGTCCTCGATCTCGACGGACAGGCCGTCCGCCACCAGTTCGGCGCGGATGACCACCTTGGACTTCGGCGGGGAGAACCGGGTGGCGTTGTCGAGCAGCTCGGCCAGCAGGTGGCTGATCTGACTGATGGCGCCCGGTTCCACACTGGTCTCGTCCAGGGCCTGCCGCTCGATGCGGCGGAAGTCCTCGACCTCCGCGGCGGCTTCGCGCAGCAGGTCGGCGACGCGCATGGGCTCGGTGTGCGGGTCGGGGACCTCGCCGCCCGCCAGGATCAGCAGGTTCTCGATCTGCCGCCGCATGCCGACGGTCAGCTGGTCGGACCGCATCAGCTGGGCGAGCAGTGCCTCGTCGTGGCCGAAGGCGTCCTGGAGGTCCTCGGTGAGGCTCAGCTGGCGGCTGACGAGGTTTCCGGTGCGGGAGGCGATGCCCGAGGCGAACAGGCCGAACCCGTGGCGCTCGGCGGCGAGCCGGCGGTGTCCGTCCACCGACACGGCGACGGCCCGGGCGAAGGCGTCGCTGATGCGTCCGACCTCGTCCCGGTCCCCGCTCACGGCCGGCAGGACCTCCGGGTCCACGCTCTGTCCGTGCTGGAGCCGGGCGACGACCTCGGGGAGGGTCTCCTCGGCCACGGTCACGGTGCGTTCGTGCAGGTCGTCCAGGCGGCGCAGGACCGACCGGGTGGTGAGCACGACCACGATGACGACGGCGAGGAGCCCGCCGCCGCTGCCGGCTATCAGCCAGGCGACCTCGGCCTGCAGTTCTGCGGCCTTGGCCTCGCCGCGGGCGAGCACCGAGCGCGCCAGGTCGATGTTGAGCGTGGTCATCTGCACGGAGAAGTTGGAGTGCGCGGACGACCAGTCGGCCACCTCGCCGGGGAGTTTGACGCCCGAGACGGTGTCCTTGTGCCCGGAGAGGACGGCGTTCTCGATGCGCGTCTTCGCCTGCCAGTCCTCGGAGCCGACGACCCGCTCGTAGAACCGCTCGTCCCGCGCCGTCAGATGCGGCACGATCAGCGCTTCGTGCAGGTAGCGCTGGGCTCCCAGGGAGCTGACGAACTGGTCGTAGCCGACGAAGCCCAGTTCCCCGGACGGCCCGGCGAGGGCCAGGACGGTGTCCTCGCGGGCCACCATCTCGGTGGCCTGGAGCATCGAGACCACGGGGCGGCTCGCCTGGGCGAGTTCGGCGTCCTCCGCGTGGCTGAATTCCTGCTGGTAGACCTGGATGACCTTGCCGATGACGTCGGAGTAGTAGGCGAGGGTGCTGTCGGCGGCACCGCTGCGGGTGTCGGCGCGCTGGCGGTAGGCGGCCAGTTTGTCGAGCGGCCGGGTCACTTCCGTGAAGGACCGTGAGGGATCGTCGGCCAGCGCGCGGAACTCGGCCGCGGCGGAGTCCGTGGCGGCGCGCCGTACGCGCAGCTCCCCCTCGGACCCGGCGGTGCCCGCCCACAAGGAGGCGGTCGCCGTGCGCTCCGCCTGCATGTCGACCATCAGGGTGTAGAGCGGGGCTCCGACCCGCTCGGCGGCCTCCAGGTCGGCCCGCAGTTGGGCCGACTGCTCCAGCAACCGTTGTGCGGTCACCGTGACTTGGGTGCCCATCGCCACGGTGGGAACCACTGCCAGCCAGATGAGGAGGGTGCGCAGGCGCACGGTGCGCCAGCGACGCGGCATCGGCCGTCCTCTTGCGCCTTCGGGTTCTATGGGAGACATCGGTCCTCGGGAGCGGGGGCGTGGGGACGTCGGGGGTGGCCGAACGGCCGGACCGGGCACGGCACTGCGGAGGGGACTGCCACAACCGGTGTGGTGGTGACGGGATGTGAGGGGCCGATCATAACCAGACAGACGGAGGAATCGGATAGGTGTCTTCACCGGCCGACCGTGCTATCTCCGTTGGATCGTCCCAGGCCAGAGACCGGATCGGAATCGAACCGCGACGTCCCCGACATCAGGGCGGCCCGATTCCGGCCAGCCGCCCCTCCGGTCGCACCGGGCCGGGGGCGGGGTGACGATGGAAGAGCGGTGCCCGCGGCCCGCGCCCCGCGGTCCGTGGCCTCCCGATTCCTCTCGATTCCCCCTGGTCAAGGAAGGCTCATGAACCGGCGCACACGGCTCCTCGTCCTCGGCCCCTTGGCGGCCGCCTCGTTCGCCGCCGCCCCCGCCGCCCTCGCGGCGATACCGCAGACCCCGCCGGCCGCCGTCCCGGCCGCGACGTGTTCGACCTCCGGGGTCCTGGAGAACGGGAAGGTGCACCTGTCCGGCGGCGGCTTCACCCCGGGCCCTGCCTACGTGTACGGGTCGGCCGGCTTCGGCGGGACGGTCGAGATCGCCCAGAACGGCGGGTTCCAGGTCATGAACGTGCCGCCCGGCCAGTACAGCGTCCGCCAGGGCGGCGAACTGACCCAGTGCAGCGGCTGAGCACGCGCCCGCCCGGGCCCGTGCGGAGCCCGGATCCCCTCACGGCATCCCGCGGACAGGAGTGTGGGCCCTCCCGGTCCGCTCGGGTCCGGGAGGGCCCACCGATGTCCTGGGCGGCCCCGGTCGGTCCTGGGCGCCCCTGATGCGTCCTGTGGGTCAGCCCGCGTCCGCGGCGGGGGTCAGCCGCAGCGAGATGCTGTTGATGCAGTAGCGCTGGTCCGTGGGCGTCGGGTAGCCCTCGCCCTCGAAGACGTGCCCCAGGTGGGAGCCGCACTTCGCGCAGCGGACCTCGGTACGGACCATGCCGTGCGAGGTGTCGGCGAGCAGTTCGACGGCGTCGCTGTCCTTCGGGTCGAAGAAGCTCGGCCAGCCGCAGTGCGACTCGAACTTCTCCGAGGAGCGGAACAGCTCGGCCCCGCAGCCGCGGCAGGAGTAGACGCCCTCCGTCTTGGTGTCGGTGTACTCACCGCGGAAGGCCGGCTCGGTGCCGGCGAGGCGCAGCACCTGGTATTCGGACGGGGTCAGCTCCGCCTGCCACTGCTCGTCCGTCTTCTCGACCTCGTACGACATGACTCTTCCGCTCCCTCGTTCCGTCAGCTCGACAGGCGGGCCAGGATGGCCGGACCGAGGTCCGTGACATCGCCCGCGCCCATCGTGAGAACGAGATCGCCGGGCTTGGCCATTCCCGCGACGACGTCGGCGACGGCGCTCTTGTCGTGCTCGGCGGCGACGTCGGCGCCCGTGGCCCGCGCCGCCGCGATGATGATCTCACTGGTGACGCCGGGGATCGGGTCCTCGCGGGCGGGGTAGATGTCCAGGACGACGGAGGCGTCGGCGAGGGCCAGGGCCTGGCCCATCTCCTTGCCCAGTTCCTGGGTGCGGGAGAAGAGGTGTGGCTGGAAGACGACCAGGATGCGGGAGTCTCCGGCGGCTCCGCGGATGGCCTCCAGGTCGGCGTTCATCTCGGTCGGGTGGTGCGCGTAGGAGTCGATGACCTGCACGCCGGCGGCCTCGCCCTTGAGCTGGAGGCGGCGCTTGACGCCGGTGTACTTGCCGAGCGCGGAGGCCAGGTTGTGCGCGGGGATGCCGAGGGCCACGCCCGCGGCGAGGGCCGCGACGGCGTTGTGCGCGTAGTGGCGGCCGGGGACGGAGACGGTGAAGGTGAGCATCCGGCCGTCCAGGACGACGGTGACCTCGCTGGTCAGACCACGCGGAGTGATCTTGGTGATCCGGACGTCGGCTCCCTCCTCCTCTCCGTACGTGACGACGGTCAGGCCCTCCCTGCCCGCGACCCGGCGGGCGATCTCGGCGGCGCCCTCCTGGCCGTGCGCGACGACGAGGGTGCCGCCGGGCACGATCTTGCCGACGAAGGTCTCGAAGGACTCGTAGATCTCCTCGATCGACGCGTAGTTCGCGTGGTGGTCGAGCTCCGCGTTGAGGATGATGGCGACCTGCGGGGCGTACGTGTGGAACGAGCGGTCGCTCTCGTCGGCCTCGGCCACGAAGATGTCGCCCTCGCCGTGATGGGCGTTGGAGCCGGGGGCGTCCAGATCGCCGCCGATGGCGTACGAGGGGTCAAGGCCCAGGGCCGCGAGGGAGACCGCCAGCATCGAGGTGGTGGTGGTCTTGCCGTGCGTACCGGCGACGGCGATCGGGCGCAGTCCGGCCATCAGCGCGGCGAGGGCGTCGGAGCGGTGCACGACGGGGATCCCCAGCTCGGCGGCGCGGGCCAGCTCGGGGTTGTCGGCGCGGATGGCGCTGGAGACGACCACGCAGGTGGAGTCGGCGGCGAGGTGGTCGGCCGCGTGTCCGCCGTGGACCGTGACGCCGTGGGCGCGCAGTGCCTCGGCGGTGTCGGAGTCGCCGCGGGCGTCGCTGCCCGCGACCTTCCCTCCGCGCTGGGCCAGGATCTTTGCGATGCCGGACATTCCGGCGCCGCCGATGCCGATGAAGTGGGGCCGTTCCATGGCGGTCGGCAGGCCGGGCTTCATTCAGGTCGCTCCAGGATCGAGTGCGGTGCTTGTGCGTGTCGGGCTCTGGGCCCAAGCCTATTCGTTGTGGGCGAAGAGCTTGAGCACGGGAACGCCGACTTTGTGGCGCGCCCGGGAGGCCCAGTCCCGGTGGAAGAACTCCTCCACGAAGTGCGGGGAGGTCAGGACGATCACCTCGTCGGCCCCGGTCTCGTCCACGACGGCCTGCAGTTTGTCGAGCGGATGTTTCTCGACGATCTGCCCGACGGCCTTGGCGCCCTTCTGGCGCAGGGCGTTCAGGGAGTGCGCGAGGGCGTGCGCGGCGGGGCCGAGCGCGTCCTCGCCCTCGGGTTCGTCGCCCTCGCGGATGGCTTCCGGGAGCTCACCGAGCGCTACGTCGTCGATGGCGCGCAGCAGTCGGTCCTGGTCGCCCCGGGGCTGCATGAGGACGACGAAGGAGACCGGGTCGTCTCCGTGGAGGCTGGTGACGAAGTCCACGTCCACCGTGGTCAGCGGCTGCTCGATCATCAATACGCTCGTGAACACGGACGCCCTCTCCTTCATGGGCCGAGGCCGGTCGGCCGGCCCCTGCGGAAACCATCCTGCCCCGCTGTCGCACGGGGCCTGCGCAGGTATATGTGCCCAGCGGAAGCAAAGCGGAACGGGAAATTCCGCCCCTTGTCAGATCCGACGGTAGCTCGTGAACAGGAACCCGGCCTCCTCCAGTACGCAGGCGGGCGCGAGCCGGTGCGGAACCGTGACGGCAGGGCCCCCGGTGATGCGCTGGGCGCCGCCCGCCGTGAGCGTCGGGGAGATCGTCAGGCACAGCTCGTCCAGCACGTCGGCCGCCACGAACTGGCCCAGCAGCCGGGGCCCGCCCTCGGTGAGCTGGCGGCGCAGCCCGCGCCCGGCGAGCTCCCGCACGGCCCGGGCCGCGTCCACGGCCGCACCCTCGCCGGCCACCACCACCTCGGCGCCGGCGGCCTGCGCCTCGGCCACCCGGCCGGGCGGCGCCGCGGCGCCGGTGACCACCAGGGTCGGCACCAGCGGTGAGCTGAAAAGGGGAAGGGAGAAGTCCAGGTCCATGCTCGCGGTGACCACGGCGATGGCGGGGGCCGGGCCCTGCCCGGCGGCTTCGCGGCGGGCCGCGAAGGCCTCCCGGGCACGGGCCGGGCGGTAGCCCTCTTGGCGAACCGTTTCCGCGCCGACGACCACCACATCCGCCAGCGCCCGCAGGGTGCCGAAGATCCGCATGTCGGTCTCGCCGGAGATGGGCTGGGAGCGGCCGTCGTGCTGGGCGGCGCCGTCCAGGGTGGAGACCATGTTGGCCCTCAGCCAGCGGCCGTCCGCCGCGAGGGCGGGGTAGGCGTAGGCGTCCGCGAGCTCGTCGAGCGACCACTCCCGGTCCGTCCCGTCCTGGCTCTGGTCTGGTGTCTGATCGGTCACAGGGAACAGGCGTCGCATCGGTGCAGTGTGCCACGCCCCGTAGAGTTAAGGGCTGTGTCGACATCTCTCCCCACCTCCGGTTACACCTCCGGCCGGCCCCCGATAGCCGACGCCGGGCCGCAGGCCCTGTGCGCGCGCGAGCCGCGGGTTCCCGCCGAGCGGCTGGTGGCCGAGATGGTGCCGCCGCCGCGGTTCGACTCCGTCCGCTTCGACACCTACAACCCCGATCCGGCCCAGCCGAGCCAGGCCGAGGCCGTCACCGTGCTGAGCGGCTTCGCCGCGGGCCTGGGCGGGGCGCACGCGAGCGGCACCGGCAGGAAGCGCTGGTTCTCCAGGAAGCCGGCGGCTCCCGCCGCGCCCCGCGGGGTCTACCTCGACGGCGGCTACGGTGTCGGCAAGACCCATCTGCTCGCCTCCCTGTGGCACGCCACCCCGGCCGACCCCGCGCTCAAGGCCTTCGGCACCTTCGTCGAGCTCACCAACCTCGTGGGCGCGCTCGGCTTCCAGCAGACCGTGCAGACCCTGGGCGGGCACAGGCTCCTGTGCATCGACGAGTTCGAGCTGGACGACCCCGGCGACACGGTGCTGGTGTCCTCGCTGCTCAGCCGTCTCGTCGAGCAGGGCGTGGCGCTGGCCGCCACCTCCAACACACTGCCCGGCAAGCTCGGCGAGGGCCGCTTCGCCGCCGCGGACTTCCTGCGGGAGATCCAGGGGCTGTCGGCGCACTTCCGGCCCCTGCGGATCGACGGCCAGGACTACCGCCACCGCGGCCTGCCCGAGGCCCCGGCGCCGTTCTCCGACGAGCAGGTCGCCAAGGCCGCCTACGCGACCGATGGCGCGAGCCTGGACGACTTCCCCGGCCTGCTGGAACACCTGGCCCGGGTGCACCCGAGCCGGTACGGCGCACTGACCGACGGGATCACGGCCGTCTGCCTGACCGGCGTCGGCCCGGTGCCGGACCAGTCCACCGCGCTGCGGCTGGTGGTACTGGCCGACCGGCTGTACGACCGCGAGGTCCCGGTCCTGGCCTCCGGGGTCCCCTTCGACAAGCTGTTCAGCGAGGACATGCTGAACGGCGGTTATCGCAAGAAGTACTTCCGCGCCATATCACGGCTCACCGCGCTGGCGCGCGACGCGAAACCCCTGGTGTCCCAGTAGGTTTGGGGACGCCGGCCCCCTTCTCGGGAGCCCGGCCGTTTCCCCACCTCTGCGAAGGGATCACCATGGCCACCACGCGTCACGCGCACACCGTCTGGGAAGGCGACCTGCTGAAGGGCAAGGGCGTCGTCAGCCTCGACTCCTCGGGCATCGGTTCGTACGACGTCTCCTGGCCCGCGCGCGCCGAGGCCGCGAACGGCAAGACCAGCCCGGAAGAGCTGATCGCCGCCGCCCACTCCAGCTGCTACTCGATGGCGCTCTCGCACGCCCTGGCGGGCGCCGGAACCCCGCCCAGCCGGCTGGAGACCAAGGCCGACGTCACCTTCCAGCCGGGTGAGGGCATCACCGGTATCCACCTGTCCGTCGAGGGCACGGTCCCGGGTGTGGACGAGGCCGCCTTCCTCGCCGCCGCCGAGGACGCCAAGAAGAACTGCCCGGTGAGCCAGGCCCTGACCGGTACGACGATCACCCTGAGCGCCAAGCTCGTCTGATCCCGGTTCCCGGGACACCGGCCGGGGTGCGGGCCGCACGACGCGGCCCGCACCCCCGTCAGGCCGTCGCCAACTGCGGGATCAGCCGCATGGCGTTGTCGTGGTAGATCCCCCGCAGCTGCTCCGGGGTGAAGGCCGGGTCCGCGTCGAGGGCGGGCAGGGCCAGGTCCATGACCGTGTCGGCGGGTGCGGCGGGCCAGTCCGTGCCGAAGAGGATGTGGTCGGCCGGCACGTGCTCCAGCAGGGTCGCCGCGGGCGCCATGGGCCCCGCGGTGTCGTAGTAGAAGCGGCTCAGATGGTCGCGGACGGCGGCGGGCTCGACGCTCGGTTCGCAGAACCGCCCGAGGGCCTGCAGCCGCGTCGCGATGTACGGCAGGAAGCCGCCTGCGTGCGGCAGGACCACGGAGATGTCCGGGAACCGGTCCAGCGTCCTACGGCTGATCATGTTCACCGCGGCCCGGGTGGTGTCCAGCAGGAAGTCGCACACGAAGTTCGGGATGCCCGGGACGGTCGGTGCGCCGGGCGGGCCGCCCGGGAGGTTGTGGGGGTGGGTGTCCACCACCGCGCGGCACTCGTTCAGCTCGTGGAACAGCCGGTCGTAGGCGGGGTCCCCGAGATAGACGCCCCCGTAGTTGGCGGTGACGTTGACGCCGACGGCGCCGAGCTGCCCGAGGCCGCGGCGCACCGCCCAGGACGACGCCTCCGGGTCGTCCAGGAAGAGCGGCACGTAGTACGAGAACCGCCCCGGGTGCGAGGTCGCCACCTCGATCATCGACCTCAGCGTGATGTTGATCGCCTCGCGCAGCTGCGCCGACGAGCGGTACCGCGCGGGCAGCATCGGTTTGAGGACCGCGGTGGTGATGCCCGCGTCGTCCATGAAGCGGATCGCCGCCTCGGTGTCGAGCCGGCTCCACGCCGGCAGCCGCTCCGGCTCGATCAACCCGTGATGCACGGCCCACTCGCGCCACTCCGGGGCGCAGAAGTGGTGGTGCATGTCGATCTTCGAGTGGACCGTGCCCGCGGTGTCCGGGCCCGGCGCGGAGGGTCCGCGCGCGATCCGGATGACCTCGCTGGTGCCCACCGCGGCGATGCGCAGTTCGTCCGCCGGTGTTCCCAGGAGGCGCACTCCGGGGGTACTCACGGAATCCGTCATGCCAATCCACCGTCCATCGGGTCTGGGTTACTTTCCGGAAGCCACGGAAGCCAGGGTCGGCTCGCCCGGCTCGCCCGGGCCGCCGCCCGGCCCGCCGTCCGGGCGCGACGGCTCCAGGACGATCCGCAGGTGCTCCAGCCCGCGGAAGGCCGCCACCGGTCCCTTGAGCCACGCTCCCCCGGTCTCCTCCAGGTCCACGGGCCGCATGTCCGGGAACTCCCGCAGGAGGCAGGCGAGCGCGATCTCGAGTTCGAGCCGCGCCAGCGGCGCCCCCAGGCAGTAGTGGGTGCCGTGGCCGAAGCCCAGGTGCGTGCCCTGGAGTCCCTCGCGCGTCACGTCCAGGTCGTCCGGCGCGTCGAACCGCTCCGGGTCCCGGTTGGCCGAGGAGATCGCGATCTGCACCAGGGCGCCCTTGGGGATCACCGTGTCCCGGATCCGGGCCTCCTCGGCGGCATACCGGAAGGTCGACGTCTCCACCGATCCCTCGTAGCGCAGCATCTCCTCGACCGCCCCCGGAATGAGCCCGGGGTCCGCGCGGAGCCGGGCCGCCTGGTCGGGGTGGAGCAGCAGGTTGAGGACGGAGTTGCCGATCTGGTAGGCGGTGGTCTTGTGGCCGGCGAAGAACAGGACCCACAGCGACGCGACCAGTTCGGGGTCCTCCAGCCGTTCCTCCGCCTGGACCAGGTCGCTGAGGAAGGTGTCCGACGGGTGGTCGCGGGTGTCCGAGATCAGCCGCTCCAGCCGGTGCTGGAGCCGCTCCTCCGCGGCCTTGAGCTCCGCCCTGCGGCTGGGGTCGAACCGGGAGCGGGTTACCACCGCGAACTGCTCCAGGATCTCCGGGCGGTCCTCCTGCGGGATGCCCATCAGTTCGCACAGGACCGCGATCGGCAACGGGAACGCGAACGCGGCCATCAGGTCGACCGTCCCGGCCCGGCGGCACTCGGCGAGGACCGTCTCCGCGATCTCGGTGATCCTCGGACGCATCTGCTCCACCCGCCTGGGGGTGAAGGCGCTGCGCAGGATGCGGCGCAGCCGCGTATGCCGCGGCGGGTCCGAGAAGAGCACGTTGTCGTCGAGCGCGTCGAAGAAGCTGCCGTACACGGCGTGGTAGGTGTCGATGGCGCCGCGCATGTCCTTGCTGAACCGGGGGTCCGACAGGGCGTCGCGGGCGTCGTCGTGGCGGGTGATCAGATACGTGTCGACCCCGTGGGGCGGGGTCAGCCGGCACACCGGGGCCTGCTCGCGCAGGGCCGCGTACACGGGGTGGGGGCACTGCCGGTACTCCGGTGCGCCCCGGGAGACGGCGGACACGATGTCGCGCAGTGCTCCGTCGCCGTTCGGTGCCGCATCCCGCTGCGCCATGTTCCGCACCCTCCGTCGCGTCGGCCGCCGTGGCCGTGGCCGTGGCCGTCGCAACGGCCGTCTGCGGACTCACCGGTTCCCCGGGCCGGTGCGCCGTGAAACGGAGCCGCTCCCGTTCGGGTGAGCCACCGGAGCCGGGGAGGGGGCCGTCCGCCGGCGGAGCGCCCGGCCGCCGGCCCGGCCGGGTGCGGCGGGCCGGCCGCCGGCCGACCGTCGGCCGACCGACGGCCGATCGGCGGTCGCCCGTCCGTGCCGTGTCGGGACGGACCCGGGCCGGATGCGGCGGCCGGCGGGAAGGGCTGCCGTGCCACCAGCCAGCCCGTCACGAGGAGCCCGCGCATGGCCCGACGTCTCGCCCCCGCCCTCACCGCAGCCGCCGCGCTCGTCCTGGCGGCCGTCGCCGCACCGCCGGCCGCCGCCGGCCACGGCCCGGACCGCGGCCGGGCCACGGTCGACCTGGGGGTCGCGTACGCCGCCACCGCCAGGTTCCAGGTGCACGCCAACGCGGTGGCGGCCGGCTACGTGCCGGACAGGTACTGCGTCTTCGACCGGGCGGGCGGGAGCGGCGCGCTCGGCTACCCGCACTTCAACCACGCGTACGACAATTCCGTGGACCCGGCCAAGCCCGCCGCGCTGTACTACGAGGACGACGGGCGCGGCGGAAAGCGCCTCGTCGGGGTCCAGTGGCTGGTCTACGACCGCGACCAGAAGCTGACCACGGACGACGACCGTCCCGCCCTGTTCGGCACCGCCTTCAAGGGCCCCAAGCCCGGCAACTTCCCCGGCCAGCCGGTGCACTACGCCCTGCACCTGTGGCTCTGGAAGAAGAACCCCGGCGGCCTGCACGAGACCTTCAACCCGGCGGTGGCCTGCCTGCCGGGCACCACGCGCCCGTAGGCCCGTCCCGCTCGGACCGCTCGGACCGCTCGGACCCGCTCGGACCCGCTCGGCGCCGTTCCAAGCTGTTCGGCGCCGAACGGGCCCTTTTCGACACGCTTCGGTACCTGTGGGCACCTGTCGGTCCGGCAGGACCGGCCGCACGCCCGGCATGATCGGCGGGACACCCCCTCAGGGGCCCGACGTCCTCCCGGGAGCCGCCGATGTCCGTCACCCGACGCAGCCTGATCGCCGCCGGCGCGATCACCTTCAGCGGAGCTCTGGGCGCGCTGTTCGCCGGCGGCTCCCCCGCCTCGTCCCGGGCGGCGCGCGCCGGCGGCGGGTACGGGCCGCTGCTCCCCGACCCGCGCGGGCTGCTCGACCTGCCCGCCGGGTTCGGCTACCGGGTGCTCTCGCGGGCGGGCGACCCGATGCGCTCCGGTGAGGGCGCCGTCCCCGCCCACTGCGACGGCATGGCCGCCTTCGACGCAGGGGGCGGCCGGGTGCGGCTGGTGCGCAACCACGAGAA
This window encodes:
- the msrB gene encoding peptide-methionine (R)-S-oxide reductase MsrB, encoding MSYEVEKTDEQWQAELTPSEYQVLRLAGTEPAFRGEYTDTKTEGVYSCRGCGAELFRSSEKFESHCGWPSFFDPKDSDAVELLADTSHGMVRTEVRCAKCGSHLGHVFEGEGYPTPTDQRYCINSISLRLTPAADAG
- the murC gene encoding UDP-N-acetylmuramate--L-alanine ligase yields the protein MKPGLPTAMERPHFIGIGGAGMSGIAKILAQRGGKVAGSDARGDSDTAEALRAHGVTVHGGHAADHLAADSTCVVVSSAIRADNPELARAAELGIPVVHRSDALAALMAGLRPIAVAGTHGKTTTTSMLAVSLAALGLDPSYAIGGDLDAPGSNAHHGEGDIFVAEADESDRSFHTYAPQVAIILNAELDHHANYASIEEIYESFETFVGKIVPGGTLVVAHGQEGAAEIARRVAGREGLTVVTYGEEEGADVRITKITPRGLTSEVTVVLDGRMLTFTVSVPGRHYAHNAVAALAAGVALGIPAHNLASALGKYTGVKRRLQLKGEAAGVQVIDSYAHHPTEMNADLEAIRGAAGDSRILVVFQPHLFSRTQELGKEMGQALALADASVVLDIYPAREDPIPGVTSEIIIAAARATGADVAAEHDKSAVADVVAGMAKPGDLVLTMGAGDVTDLGPAILARLSS
- a CDS encoding ATP/GTP-binding protein, producing MPGYDTPAPPSSREPAPVKILIAGGFGVGKTTLVQTISEIEPLRTEERLTAAGVGVDDLDGIESKTLTTVAMDFGRITLTDAGVVLYLFGTPGQERFWFMWDDLLGGALGAIVLVDTRRLDRSFPAIDFFESRGLPFVVGANCFHGEQPYTAEEIAAALHLRDPDTPVLMLDARSRTDVRASLLALLDVLIDKAQQPPAAVTG
- a CDS encoding DUF742 domain-containing protein, with the protein product MPQDEPPQPASRRRTRLYALTDGRTAAEHTVLTMDTTITAAVAGDAHGGLPTEWQEILVMCAPPGGRAVAEIAARMNIRLTPMTLLLGELADRGLISHRPPLAASDTTDVNLLMRIRDNLARI
- a CDS encoding pyrimidine reductase family protein; translated protein: MRRLFPVTDQTPDQSQDGTDREWSLDELADAYAYPALAADGRWLRANMVSTLDGAAQHDGRSQPISGETDMRIFGTLRALADVVVVGAETVRQEGYRPARAREAFAARREAAGQGPAPAIAVVTASMDLDFSLPLFSSPLVPTLVVTGAAAPPGRVAEAQAAGAEVVVAGEGAAVDAARAVRELAGRGLRRQLTEGGPRLLGQFVAADVLDELCLTISPTLTAGGAQRITGGPAVTVPHRLAPACVLEEAGFLFTSYRRI
- a CDS encoding roadblock/LC7 domain-containing protein produces the protein MTTSSNTAASNDAIYSVLDNNLSRIAGIQGAVLLSNDGIRLSDYLLDQPQAERMAAAASGIASTMKAISREIDGGRVIRQLVEMDDRYLCIVGCGEGSTLIVVTSRKARLGELGGEAVRTAQALGEWLGTPERGQAPNA
- a CDS encoding sensor histidine kinase — its product is MPRRWRTVRLRTLLIWLAVVPTVAMGTQVTVTAQRLLEQSAQLRADLEAAERVGAPLYTLMVDMQAERTATASLWAGTAGSEGELRVRRAATDSAAAEFRALADDPSRSFTEVTRPLDKLAAYRQRADTRSGAADSTLAYYSDVIGKVIQVYQQEFSHAEDAELAQASRPVVSMLQATEMVAREDTVLALAGPSGELGFVGYDQFVSSLGAQRYLHEALIVPHLTARDERFYERVVGSEDWQAKTRIENAVLSGHKDTVSGVKLPGEVADWSSAHSNFSVQMTTLNIDLARSVLARGEAKAAELQAEVAWLIAGSGGGLLAVVIVVVLTTRSVLRRLDDLHERTVTVAEETLPEVVARLQHGQSVDPEVLPAVSGDRDEVGRISDAFARAVAVSVDGHRRLAAERHGFGLFASGIASRTGNLVSRQLSLTEDLQDAFGHDEALLAQLMRSDQLTVGMRRQIENLLILAGGEVPDPHTEPMRVADLLREAAAEVEDFRRIERQALDETSVEPGAISQISHLLAELLDNATRFSPPKSKVVIRAELVADGLSVEIEDRGPRVSPERYEEMNGRLHQAPPYSVLAQNAHRLGLFVVGHLADQLGATVTLRRSVYGGTCAVVILPAHLLLPSEGETPSEGAGSRPASPAEVPAPAAAPGSAPAPSDPVPVRSDEPATRTAPGTEHEQGTEQEPEPEPVPEPVAHTSAGLPSRRTRTPRHAPATALADRPAPAAAPTRPALPERVPQTHIADQLRAPHAPEAQVPQDTATPEEVADAWADYEQGTQTVEEELRRDQP